In Rhodococcus rhodochrous, a single genomic region encodes these proteins:
- a CDS encoding gas vesicle protein, producing the protein MRYADGSVDEERRIALIDLLDRVLSGGVVITGDITLSIAEIDLVRISLRALISSISTLSLPGVDVPVPRGAREDS; encoded by the coding sequence GTGAGATACGCCGACGGATCAGTGGACGAGGAGCGGCGGATCGCTCTGATCGATCTGCTGGACCGGGTGCTGTCCGGTGGTGTGGTCATCACCGGCGACATCACGTTGTCGATCGCGGAGATCGATCTGGTGCGGATCTCGTTGCGCGCGTTGATCTCGTCGATCAGTACCCTGTCGCTGCCCGGGGTCGACGTCCCCGTTCCCCGTGGGGCCCGGGAGGATTCGTGA
- a CDS encoding gas vesicle protein K: protein MSEPVNFPSRIDADPESVERGLVTLVLTLVELLRQLMERQALHRMDAGDLSDEQIERLGTTLMLLEQRMAELRDHFGLTPEDLNIDLGPLGTLLPRE from the coding sequence GTGAGCGAACCGGTGAACTTCCCGTCGCGTATCGACGCCGATCCCGAATCCGTGGAGCGGGGTCTGGTGACGCTGGTGCTCACGCTCGTCGAACTGCTCCGGCAACTGATGGAGCGTCAGGCCCTGCACCGCATGGATGCAGGGGATCTCAGCGACGAGCAGATCGAACGTCTCGGCACGACACTGATGCTGCTCGAGCAGCGCATGGCCGAGCTGCGCGACCATTTCGGGCTCACCCCCGAGGATCTCAACATCGATCTCGGTCCGCTGGGGACACTGCTGCCCCGGGAGTGA